One region of Bacillus pumilus genomic DNA includes:
- a CDS encoding Ger(x)C family spore germination protein, protein MRGRRVLLFFFSCCLFLLSAGCWDLKDIEKLSFVRGVGIDEEDENSVKLTYQNLVPKTGGTQEADSPSYVNVVSKGKNVLEAVSNVALKDPPIYSDHLKIFLFGKTQAEHHDIQGTLNHFIRDDEVRRSSYLLVTRGDASKVVNQKLKSQQKVPVEHIFETSKNRSFNGKIVPPTRIGRASDYFQMGVSFLVQSVDAIDGELIYDGAGIIHGKTRKLIGFIPAKDVQSLNWVMDRISGGVVPATYKGYPITYEIKKAKTKVDPYLKNGKVSFKISVQTNGKLSEDQYPSENSFDEQYIERFERIFAHKIKERIQKAVHHVQKEVGVDPILFNQQFRMKYPDYWDRHGTEWDRLFQEAAIDYDVKVSILNFGAEGATKSFKW, encoded by the coding sequence ATGAGAGGAAGGCGTGTACTGTTATTCTTTTTTTCCTGCTGCCTTTTTCTTCTATCAGCAGGATGCTGGGATTTAAAGGATATTGAAAAACTATCGTTTGTACGCGGTGTTGGTATTGATGAGGAAGACGAGAATAGCGTTAAGCTGACCTACCAAAACCTTGTACCGAAAACAGGCGGAACACAAGAAGCCGATTCTCCCAGCTATGTGAATGTTGTCTCGAAGGGAAAAAATGTGCTGGAGGCTGTCAGTAATGTCGCCTTGAAGGACCCGCCGATCTATAGTGATCACCTGAAAATCTTTTTGTTTGGTAAAACTCAGGCGGAGCATCACGATATTCAAGGAACACTCAATCATTTTATTCGAGATGATGAGGTTCGGCGCAGCAGCTATCTCCTCGTGACACGAGGAGATGCGTCAAAAGTCGTCAACCAAAAATTGAAATCACAGCAAAAGGTCCCAGTTGAGCATATCTTCGAAACATCTAAAAATCGAAGCTTTAACGGAAAGATCGTACCGCCAACACGTATTGGCCGGGCGTCTGATTACTTTCAGATGGGCGTTAGCTTCCTTGTGCAAAGTGTAGATGCGATAGACGGTGAACTTATTTATGATGGAGCAGGCATCATTCACGGAAAAACACGTAAGCTGATCGGTTTCATCCCTGCGAAGGATGTCCAATCTTTAAACTGGGTGATGGACCGAATTTCAGGCGGCGTTGTACCTGCCACCTACAAAGGTTATCCGATAACGTATGAAATCAAAAAAGCAAAAACGAAGGTCGATCCCTATCTGAAAAATGGAAAGGTATCCTTTAAAATTAGCGTACAAACAAATGGAAAATTGTCTGAGGATCAATATCCTTCTGAAAACTCATTCGATGAGCAGTATATCGAACGATTTGAGCGGATCTTTGCTCATAAAATTAAAGAACGCATTCAAAAAGCGGTCCATCATGTGCAAAAAGAAGTGGGCGTTGATCCCATATTGTTTAACCAGCAGTTCCGTATGAAATATCCTGACTATTGGGATCGGCATGGTACCGAGTGGGATAGGCTCTTCCAAGAAGCAGCCATTGATTACGATGTCAAAGTCAGCATCTTGAACTTTGGTGCAGAAGGTGCAACAAAAAGCTTTAAATGGTAA
- a CDS encoding bifunctional 4-hydroxy-2-oxoglutarate aldolase/2-dehydro-3-deoxy-phosphogluconate aldolase, whose product MGKSASLSVKEHLGACKLIAVVRAGSEAEGIEIIERLKKKGVRAIEVTYTTPNAERIIASFQHEQDLIVGAGTITTLQQAQSAIDAGSQFIVSPGYLPVIGEHLSFHDTLYVPGVLTPSEIMQAKAAGYCLLKLFPSGSFGLSYMKNLQGPFPDIEFIPTGGIHPADVPKWLKAGAVAVGVGSQLESSSAEELQAVLSS is encoded by the coding sequence ATGGGAAAGTCAGCAAGTTTGAGCGTTAAAGAACATCTCGGGGCTTGTAAGCTGATCGCAGTGGTGAGAGCGGGGAGCGAAGCAGAAGGCATTGAGATCATAGAGCGTTTAAAGAAAAAGGGCGTTCGTGCCATTGAAGTGACGTATACCACGCCCAATGCGGAACGCATCATCGCATCCTTTCAGCATGAGCAAGATCTGATTGTAGGAGCGGGCACAATCACAACCCTTCAGCAGGCGCAATCAGCCATTGACGCAGGCTCGCAATTTATTGTCAGTCCAGGATATCTTCCTGTCATTGGAGAGCATCTCTCATTTCACGACACACTCTATGTACCAGGTGTCCTCACCCCAAGTGAAATCATGCAGGCAAAAGCAGCTGGATACTGCTTGCTCAAGCTTTTTCCAAGCGGCTCCTTCGGTTTATCCTATATGAAAAACTTACAAGGCCCATTTCCAGACATTGAATTTATTCCAACGGGTGGGATTCATCCAGCTGATGTGCCAAAATGGCTGAAAGCAGGCGCAGTGGCTGTAGGGGTCGGAAGTCAGCTGGAGAGCAGTTCAGCAGAAGAATTACAAGCGGTTCTTTCTTCATAA
- a CDS encoding spore germination protein, whose product MKSRIEQDIASVIKRVKSFAGKSDDIVFHSFSFGPSAISACLMYVEGLTEFEMISKQIISPMQKELAITEVDSSTLPALSKTFFGIQNDVLEDMNLAIEQLYNGRAILFVDGAAQALALQTNLFQFREVEEPQSEVLVRGPRIGFIENLEKNTALIRERANDPNLVIQKVNVGTRNKKSAALVYVRDIVDPKLVEDVLSRMTEIKMDDIPETGYIEQLIEDSHISIFPQIQNTERPDRVIASVLEGKVSILLDGTPFALILPMTFTALMQSPEDYYQRWTSATLLRLLRYIAVLLTIFLPGLYIALVSYHPGLLPTRMALTIAGSRQNVPFPPVVEAILMSFTIELLREAGLRLPRAIGQTIGLIGGVIIGQAAVQANIVSALMVIIVSLTALADFTAPSYDFSFPLRILRFMAIFSSAMFGLYGLIMCYLFVLCHLMQLKTFGFDYFTPVLSSPFSDLKDTYVRLPIGLFKSRPKTAKIKNLKRQGD is encoded by the coding sequence ATGAAAAGTCGTATTGAACAAGATATAGCGTCCGTCATCAAGCGCGTCAAAAGCTTTGCCGGGAAAAGTGATGATATCGTGTTCCACTCATTTTCATTTGGCCCTTCTGCTATCTCTGCATGTCTCATGTACGTTGAAGGACTCACAGAATTTGAGATGATTTCCAAACAAATCATTTCACCCATGCAAAAGGAGCTGGCTATCACCGAGGTTGATTCTAGTACGCTTCCAGCCCTGTCTAAAACGTTCTTTGGCATCCAAAATGACGTGCTCGAGGATATGAACCTTGCCATCGAGCAGTTATATAACGGCAGGGCTATTTTATTTGTAGATGGAGCGGCTCAAGCACTTGCGCTCCAAACGAACCTTTTTCAATTTAGAGAAGTAGAAGAGCCGCAATCGGAAGTCCTTGTAAGAGGGCCTCGGATCGGTTTTATTGAAAATCTTGAAAAAAACACGGCTTTAATCCGTGAGCGGGCAAACGACCCAAACCTTGTCATTCAAAAGGTAAATGTAGGTACTCGCAATAAGAAGTCCGCAGCCCTTGTGTACGTTCGTGATATTGTTGACCCTAAATTAGTAGAAGATGTTTTATCACGTATGACCGAAATCAAAATGGATGACATCCCTGAAACCGGCTATATTGAACAGCTAATTGAGGACAGCCACATCTCCATTTTTCCGCAGATTCAAAATACAGAACGTCCTGACCGGGTGATTGCATCTGTGCTTGAAGGAAAAGTGTCAATTTTACTCGATGGCACTCCTTTTGCGCTCATTTTACCGATGACCTTTACAGCCTTGATGCAATCACCTGAAGATTATTATCAGAGATGGACTAGCGCGACTCTTTTACGTTTACTCCGTTATATCGCCGTGTTGCTCACGATTTTTTTACCCGGGCTTTACATTGCACTTGTCTCTTATCATCCAGGCTTATTACCCACACGGATGGCACTCACCATCGCAGGCAGCCGGCAGAATGTTCCGTTCCCTCCTGTTGTTGAGGCGATTCTTATGTCTTTTACGATAGAGCTGCTGCGAGAAGCTGGACTTCGGCTTCCTAGAGCCATCGGGCAGACAATTGGGCTCATTGGCGGCGTCATCATTGGTCAGGCGGCTGTCCAAGCCAATATCGTCAGTGCCTTAATGGTGATTATTGTGTCGCTAACGGCACTAGCTGACTTTACGGCACCATCCTATGACTTTAGTTTCCCGCTACGCATCTTGCGGTTTATGGCTATTTTCAGTTCAGCGATGTTTGGGTTATATGGCTTAATCATGTGTTATTTATTTGTGCTTTGTCACCTGATGCAATTAAAGACCTTTGGTTTTGACTATTTCACACCTGTTTTGTCTTCACCGTTTTCAGATTTAAAGGATACGTACGTACGTTTACCAATTGGGCTATTTAAATCGAGACCGAAAACAGCAAAAATAAAAAATCTCAAAAGACAAGGAGATTAA
- a CDS encoding sugar-binding protein, translated as MKGSKWIGVGAFLTFCVVSVIFLTSIGQDLFKIESASEKASTTYQYHFVLVPEELDNEYWQLVQKGAADAAAAHRVYLEYLGPKQADIDDHLKTIDMAIAGHVDGIMTQGLDAKKYKPLFQKARDKGIDVVTVDTDAEGSKRQVYVGTDNYYSGFIAGQALIADTKGEQYVGIVTGRLDAVHQKQRVKGFRDAVAAEKRIHIAGIEESAITKSGASGAAYKLLNDHAKLTAFYGTSALDGAGIIQATAQYQSSADIYVLAFDTLPDTIQALDDGEIDAVVVQHPYEMGYQAVESLVRLQKGEKEEPLQYTGTSVIRREDLPLQQTDRRQGVQP; from the coding sequence GTGAAAGGTTCAAAGTGGATCGGGGTGGGCGCCTTTCTCACTTTTTGTGTCGTATCTGTCATTTTTTTAACATCAATAGGTCAAGATTTATTTAAAATTGAAAGCGCTTCCGAAAAAGCGTCAACAACCTATCAATATCACTTTGTCCTTGTACCGGAGGAGCTTGATAACGAATATTGGCAGCTGGTACAAAAGGGAGCTGCTGATGCGGCAGCCGCTCATCGCGTGTATTTAGAATATTTGGGTCCGAAGCAAGCCGATATAGACGACCATTTGAAAACCATTGATATGGCAATCGCAGGGCATGTCGATGGCATTATGACACAGGGTCTTGATGCGAAAAAATACAAACCGCTTTTTCAGAAGGCGAGGGATAAAGGCATTGATGTTGTCACCGTTGATACGGATGCAGAGGGGAGCAAGCGTCAAGTGTATGTAGGCACGGACAATTATTATTCTGGCTTTATCGCAGGACAGGCACTCATCGCAGATACAAAAGGCGAACAGTATGTAGGAATTGTCACAGGCAGGCTTGATGCCGTTCATCAAAAGCAGCGCGTCAAAGGGTTTCGAGATGCCGTCGCCGCTGAAAAACGCATTCATATTGCTGGAATAGAAGAATCAGCCATTACCAAATCAGGGGCCTCCGGTGCCGCGTATAAACTATTAAACGATCATGCGAAGCTTACCGCATTTTACGGTACGAGTGCATTAGATGGTGCAGGTATCATTCAAGCAACAGCGCAATATCAATCGTCCGCAGATATCTATGTACTTGCATTTGATACGTTGCCAGATACGATTCAGGCGCTCGATGATGGAGAGATTGATGCAGTCGTTGTTCAGCACCCTTATGAAATGGGCTATCAAGCAGTGGAATCGCTTGTGCGTTTGCAAAAAGGTGAAAAAGAAGAACCGCTTCAGTACACAGGAACGAGTGTGATTCGGCGCGAGGATCTGCCGCTGCAGCAAACAGACAGAAGGCAGGGGGTGCAGCCGTGA
- the kduD gene encoding 2-dehydro-3-deoxy-D-gluconate 5-dehydrogenase KduD yields MTTASYVASLFSLEGKTALVTGPGTGIGQGIAVALARSGADIIGTYHHTPLEETKALVEQAGRSFHAVQVDFSDPQTANQAVDAMLQKHTIDILINNAGTIKREQAAHYSEEDWLTVMDVNINSLFFLTQRVGRQMLKNGQGKIVNIASLLSFQGGVFVPAYTASKHAVAGLTKAFANEWANQHIQVNAIAPGYIATNNTQAIRDDENRNEEILKRIPAGRWGKPEDLAGAAVFLSSPASDYMNGHILAVDGGWLAR; encoded by the coding sequence ATGACGACAGCATCCTATGTAGCGTCCCTCTTTTCTCTTGAAGGCAAAACAGCCCTTGTGACAGGCCCTGGAACCGGCATTGGGCAGGGCATTGCTGTGGCGCTTGCCAGGTCAGGCGCAGATATTATTGGCACATACCACCACACACCGCTTGAGGAAACGAAAGCGCTAGTCGAACAGGCGGGCCGCTCGTTTCATGCGGTTCAGGTTGACTTTTCCGACCCTCAAACTGCAAATCAGGCTGTCGATGCCATGTTACAAAAGCATACGATCGATATTTTAATCAATAATGCTGGCACTATTAAAAGAGAGCAGGCTGCTCATTATTCAGAGGAAGATTGGCTTACGGTCATGGATGTGAATATCAATAGTCTCTTTTTCCTCACCCAAAGGGTTGGGCGGCAGATGCTGAAAAATGGGCAAGGGAAAATCGTCAATATCGCCTCCCTTCTATCGTTTCAAGGCGGCGTCTTTGTCCCCGCTTATACAGCAAGTAAACACGCAGTGGCAGGGCTGACGAAGGCTTTTGCAAACGAATGGGCGAACCAGCATATACAAGTGAATGCGATCGCTCCTGGTTACATTGCGACCAATAACACGCAAGCCATTCGGGACGATGAGAATCGAAATGAAGAGATTCTCAAACGAATCCCTGCCGGGCGCTGGGGAAAGCCTGAGGATCTAGCCGGTGCGGCTGTTTTCCTTAGCTCACCAGCCTCCGATTATATGAACGGTCATATTTTAGCGGTTGATGGCGGCTGGCTTGCGAGATAA
- a CDS encoding GerAB/ArcD/ProY family transporter, which produces MYRAEKLSLLQVTILCSSTMIGAGILTIPRSSANSGFPDGWIIVLIQGVIFAFVAFLLGWIAEKNAPDTIFESNRKGAGAIIGTIFNLMLIAYLLGIVGFEARVLGEVVQFFLLESTPMAVIVMIFLLVAIYHLKSGIFPVVKMVTYIYPIALIIYIGLMLFCLKIFDFDYLRPVMAHGFKDFSNLFSQTFIQFTGFEVILFVVPLIYKDKWSKAKWAAAIGVGITTLVYSLTLFIVIGSMTVGETKSLTWPTVSLIQALELEGVFIERFDIFLLTIWTCQQFICMLGFFQFAIKGCHTVFKTTNVTRLLWLLFLITSALSLFPKNINEVFYYSTLLGYALFAVLAIPFITAVLLMIRKKWGGRSA; this is translated from the coding sequence ATGTACAGAGCTGAGAAGCTATCATTGTTACAAGTCACCATTCTGTGCAGCTCTACAATGATAGGCGCTGGAATTTTAACCATTCCTCGCAGTTCTGCCAATTCAGGATTCCCTGATGGCTGGATCATTGTATTAATACAGGGAGTCATCTTTGCTTTCGTTGCTTTTTTGTTAGGATGGATTGCTGAAAAAAATGCGCCGGATACTATTTTTGAGTCAAATAGAAAAGGAGCCGGTGCCATCATTGGCACGATCTTTAATTTAATGCTGATTGCCTATTTACTAGGCATTGTCGGCTTTGAAGCGCGTGTCCTTGGGGAAGTGGTTCAGTTTTTCCTGCTGGAATCGACTCCCATGGCAGTGATTGTGATGATTTTTTTACTCGTGGCGATCTATCATTTGAAAAGTGGTATCTTTCCAGTCGTCAAAATGGTCACGTACATTTATCCCATCGCCTTGATCATTTACATTGGGCTCATGCTGTTTTGTCTGAAAATATTTGATTTTGATTATTTACGTCCTGTCATGGCGCACGGATTTAAAGATTTCAGTAATTTGTTCTCTCAAACATTTATTCAATTTACAGGCTTTGAGGTCATTTTGTTTGTTGTACCACTCATTTATAAAGACAAATGGTCGAAGGCGAAATGGGCCGCTGCCATTGGAGTTGGAATTACAACCCTCGTGTACTCGCTCACACTTTTTATTGTGATTGGCTCCATGACAGTGGGAGAAACGAAATCCCTCACCTGGCCCACTGTCTCACTCATTCAAGCACTAGAACTTGAAGGGGTCTTCATTGAAAGATTTGATATTTTTTTACTGACGATCTGGACGTGCCAGCAGTTTATTTGCATGCTTGGCTTTTTCCAATTTGCCATTAAAGGATGCCACACAGTCTTTAAGACGACCAATGTAACGAGACTGCTTTGGCTGCTGTTTTTGATTACCTCTGCTCTCTCTTTATTTCCGAAAAATATCAATGAAGTCTTTTACTACTCTACTTTACTCGGCTACGCATTGTTCGCGGTTTTAGCCATTCCTTTTATTACAGCTGTTCTGCTGATGATACGCAAAAAATGGGGAGGTCGTTCTGCATGA
- a CDS encoding GNAT family N-acetyltransferase has product MYIQQDTLTDGQIEQLITAHIEEMKEHSPPESIHALPLADLKKQDVTVWSVRDGEELLGCGALKELSSDHGEIKSMRTAALHMRKGVARYMLNHLLQEAKRRGYSRVSLETGTMSFFEPARKLYESVGFYICPPFGSYQEDPNSLFMTKEL; this is encoded by the coding sequence GTGTACATTCAACAAGATACACTCACGGATGGACAAATAGAGCAGCTGATTACCGCTCATATAGAAGAAATGAAAGAGCATTCCCCGCCAGAAAGCATTCATGCCCTTCCGTTAGCTGATTTGAAAAAGCAAGATGTCACAGTGTGGAGTGTGCGGGATGGAGAAGAGCTTCTTGGCTGCGGAGCGTTAAAGGAGCTGTCAAGTGATCACGGCGAAATCAAATCCATGAGGACCGCAGCTCTCCATATGCGAAAAGGTGTAGCAAGGTATATGCTGAACCATCTTCTCCAAGAGGCAAAAAGGCGCGGTTATTCACGTGTCAGCTTAGAGACAGGTACGATGTCTTTCTTCGAGCCAGCAAGAAAACTATATGAGAGTGTTGGGTTTTATATTTGTCCGCCTTTCGGTTCATATCAAGAAGATCCAAACAGTTTATTTATGACAAAGGAATTATAG
- the kduI gene encoding 5-dehydro-4-deoxy-D-glucuronate isomerase → MENRYAVHPEQVKRFTTEELRRHFHIPTLFVSGELKLYYSHEDRVVIGGVMPSAEPLKLDAGDFLRTEYFLERREIGIVNVGGQGTVTVDGEAFVLEHKDFLYIGLGHEDVQFASSSGEGAKFYLVSATAHQAYPTQKAAIAELTPNHLGEASASNVRNLYQVIHANGIQSCQLMMGITQLETNNTWNTMPAHIHDRRMEVYLYLDIEEDARVFHFMGEPSETRHLVVANEEAVISPAWSIHSGSGTANYSFIWAMAGENYTFKDMDFVPMDQLR, encoded by the coding sequence ATGGAAAATCGTTATGCTGTACATCCTGAGCAGGTCAAACGTTTTACAACAGAGGAACTTCGTCGTCATTTTCATATCCCTACACTATTCGTCAGCGGTGAATTAAAGCTCTACTATTCACATGAAGACCGCGTGGTGATTGGCGGAGTCATGCCATCTGCAGAGCCGCTCAAATTAGATGCCGGCGACTTTCTACGTACGGAATATTTCCTTGAAAGACGAGAAATCGGCATTGTAAATGTCGGCGGTCAAGGAACAGTCACTGTCGATGGTGAAGCCTTTGTACTGGAGCACAAAGATTTCTTATATATTGGGCTTGGACACGAAGATGTACAGTTTGCTAGTTCATCCGGCGAGGGAGCCAAGTTCTATCTTGTATCCGCCACGGCTCATCAAGCGTACCCTACGCAAAAAGCAGCTATCGCTGAATTAACACCGAATCACTTAGGGGAAGCGTCTGCTTCAAACGTACGAAACCTGTATCAAGTCATCCACGCAAACGGCATCCAAAGCTGTCAGCTCATGATGGGAATCACTCAGCTGGAAACCAATAACACGTGGAATACGATGCCCGCTCATATTCATGATCGACGTATGGAAGTGTACTTATATCTTGATATCGAAGAAGATGCTCGTGTCTTTCATTTTATGGGGGAGCCATCTGAAACAAGACATCTCGTTGTGGCCAATGAGGAAGCGGTCATTTCTCCTGCCTGGTCTATTCATTCAGGCTCGGGTACAGCGAATTATTCATTTATTTGGGCGATGGCGGGCGAGAACTATACGTTCAAAGATATGGACTTTGTCCCAATGGACCAGCTGAGGTAA
- a CDS encoding sugar kinase: MKALDAVTFGESMAMFYAKEAGELHQVHTFQKALAGAESNVAVGLARLGFDVGWMSKVGADSLGTFILEELQKEGVDTSAVIRSNDGSQTGILLKSKVMDGDPDVTYYRKGSAASTMSPSDFPANYFKQAGHLHMTGIPPALSNEMRAFSFHALQKMKEAGKTISFDPNLRLQLWEEEEDMIHTVNQIAFQVDWFFPGLAEGQRLTGCHEPEEIADVYLQKGVKLVVIKLGAEGAFYKSAASQGIVSGFYVPNVVDTVGAGDGFAVGVISGLLDGLSYEKSVTRANAVGALAVMSPGDKDGLPTQEELQAFMKDAKRYQRREYMKGDEGYGKVSKFER; encoded by the coding sequence GTGAAAGCATTGGATGCGGTCACATTTGGGGAATCAATGGCGATGTTTTACGCAAAAGAAGCCGGAGAGCTTCATCAAGTGCATACATTTCAAAAGGCGCTTGCTGGTGCCGAAAGTAACGTGGCAGTCGGTTTGGCGAGGCTAGGTTTTGATGTGGGATGGATGAGCAAAGTCGGAGCAGATTCACTTGGCACATTTATTTTAGAAGAGCTTCAAAAAGAAGGAGTCGATACAAGTGCAGTGATCCGTTCAAATGATGGGTCTCAAACAGGGATTTTACTTAAATCCAAAGTGATGGATGGAGATCCTGACGTCACGTATTATCGCAAAGGCTCTGCTGCGAGCACAATGAGTCCCAGCGACTTTCCCGCGAATTATTTCAAACAGGCAGGACATCTCCATATGACAGGTATTCCACCTGCATTATCCAATGAAATGAGAGCGTTTTCTTTTCATGCTCTTCAAAAGATGAAAGAAGCAGGCAAAACCATTTCATTTGATCCAAACCTTCGGCTGCAGCTATGGGAAGAGGAGGAAGATATGATCCATACAGTGAATCAGATCGCTTTTCAAGTAGATTGGTTTTTTCCGGGGCTTGCAGAAGGGCAAAGGCTCACAGGCTGTCATGAGCCGGAAGAGATTGCCGATGTTTATTTGCAAAAAGGCGTCAAGCTTGTGGTCATTAAGCTCGGTGCAGAAGGTGCCTTTTATAAAAGTGCAGCCAGTCAGGGGATTGTGAGCGGCTTTTATGTGCCAAATGTCGTGGATACAGTCGGTGCCGGTGATGGGTTTGCCGTGGGGGTTATCAGCGGTTTACTGGACGGTTTATCATATGAAAAATCTGTGACAAGAGCCAATGCTGTAGGAGCTCTTGCGGTGATGTCTCCAGGCGATAAGGACGGCCTGCCTACTCAGGAAGAGCTTCAGGCCTTTATGAAAGACGCCAAACGATATCAGAGACGGGAATATATGAAGGGGGACGAAGGATATGGGAAAGTCAGCAAGTTTGAGCGTTAA
- a CDS encoding LacI family DNA-binding transcriptional regulator: MKEKKQTKVTINEVAAYAGVSKSTVSRYINGRTNEISTEKVKKIKKAIEELHYRPSQLAQGLKVRKSKVIGFIVADITNPFSVATLRGVEEICDEYGYSIMVCNTDNRPEKEREMLLKLNAHYIEGLIINTTGQNNDILQDLKKNGVPIVLVDRKLPELKVDTVTTNNRDITIQLLQQMYEKGYEHIAFFTEPVDGISPREERKEAYEQTAMSKYKKPLIAEIDLKQKEQLREELVHFVQLSQQKKAILAANGLLMLKLISELVELGLKIPEDIGIAGFDDTEWYKLIGPGITTVAQPSHEMGKAAMQKIKTRLEGDESAPQTIQLDGEIIVRKSL, from the coding sequence ATGAAAGAGAAAAAGCAAACGAAAGTGACCATCAACGAAGTGGCCGCTTATGCAGGTGTTTCAAAATCAACTGTATCCAGATATATCAATGGCAGAACAAATGAAATTTCTACTGAAAAGGTCAAAAAAATTAAAAAAGCCATTGAGGAACTGCATTATCGTCCGAGTCAGCTCGCCCAAGGTTTGAAAGTAAGAAAAAGCAAGGTCATTGGGTTCATTGTAGCCGACATTACGAACCCATTCTCTGTAGCGACACTTCGCGGAGTCGAAGAAATTTGTGATGAATATGGATACAGCATCATGGTATGCAACACAGATAACCGACCAGAAAAAGAACGAGAAATGCTCCTCAAGCTGAATGCACATTATATTGAAGGGCTCATCATCAATACGACAGGTCAGAACAATGATATTCTGCAGGATTTGAAGAAAAACGGTGTGCCGATTGTCCTTGTTGACCGGAAATTACCTGAACTAAAAGTCGACACAGTGACAACGAATAACCGTGATATCACCATCCAGTTGCTTCAACAAATGTATGAGAAAGGCTATGAGCACATCGCCTTCTTTACTGAGCCGGTCGATGGAATCAGTCCTCGTGAAGAACGAAAAGAAGCATATGAACAGACAGCCATGAGTAAATATAAGAAGCCGCTCATTGCAGAAATTGATTTGAAACAAAAGGAACAACTGCGAGAAGAGCTTGTCCATTTTGTCCAATTAAGCCAGCAGAAAAAAGCAATTTTAGCAGCCAATGGATTACTTATGCTGAAGCTGATCAGTGAGCTTGTAGAACTCGGGTTAAAGATTCCAGAAGATATAGGCATCGCAGGCTTTGATGATACAGAATGGTATAAGCTGATTGGGCCTGGAATCACAACGGTTGCCCAGCCATCTCATGAAATGGGGAAAGCCGCCATGCAAAAAATCAAGACTCGGCTTGAAGGGGATGAAAGTGCGCCCCAAACCATTCAGCTTGATGGAGAAATCATCGTAAGAAAATCCTTATAA